One window of the Lycium ferocissimum isolate CSIRO_LF1 unplaced genomic scaffold, AGI_CSIRO_Lferr_CH_V1 ctg13508, whole genome shotgun sequence genome contains the following:
- the LOC132042129 gene encoding uncharacterized protein LOC132042129, with protein MSVREYSVEFDSLARYAPSIVQDMEDRIHHYVRGLEPELQEACMAVAMQPGMDIARVQAYAQGSEDRKRQREATSGQSSGQPKRARSEGQNKGSTRESRPQSSASSQFQGSQRGREAFPRQRQNFSYASGSQQQAGSGQEVMPPPQCATCGRRHVGRCRRGVCYTCGDPTHYARDCPQGVGHTALGNSAAASSPSVRAPETGPQASSGRGRGGGRAPNTSTGPHRIYALGGRPDPEARQDTPPGNLR; from the coding sequence ATGTCCGTTAGAGAGTATAGTGTGGAGTTTGACTCTTTAGCTAGATATGCCCCTTCTATTGTGCAGGATATGGAGGATAGAATCCACCACTACGTAAGGGGATTAGAGCCGGAGTTACAGGAGGCTTGTATGGCAGTTGCCATGCAGCCGGGTATGGATATAGCTCGTGTTCAAGCTTATGCCCAGGGGTCAGAAGATCGGAAGCGTCAGCGAGAGGCTACCTCGGGGCAGAGTAGTggtcagcccaagagggccaggtcGGAGGGTCAGAATAAAGGTTCCACCAGAGAAAGCAGACCCCAGTCTAGCGCATCCTCGCAGTTTCAAGGATCTCAGCGGGGTAGGGAGGCTTTTCCTAGACAAAGACAAAATTTTTCTTATGCGTCGGGCTCCCAGCAGCAGGCGGGGTCAGGGCAGGAGGTGATGCCCCCTCCCCAATGTGCGACTTGTGGGAGACGCCACGTAGGGCGATGTCGGCGTGgcgtgtgttatacttgtggtgatccgacgcATTATGCTAGAGACTGTCCGCAAGGAGTGGGCCATACTGCTCTTGGAAACTCGGCAGCAGCGTCGTCACCTTCGGTGAGAGCCCCCGAGACAGGACCTCAGGCTTCCTCCGGtcgaggtaggggcggaggtagagcCCCTAATACCAGTACGGGGCCACATCGTATCTACGCGCTAGGGGGAAGACCGGATCCAGAGGCTCGACAGGATACACCACCAGGTAATCTACGTTAG